GACAAGAGCTTTCTTCATTAGCGTCACCATGACGCGACTTTGTCCCGCGGTCAATAGCGGCGAAGCAGATAAAGACAAAGCTCCTCCGTTAATCACCTGTCATCCCCACACCCACCTCCAAGGCCGAATAAAAAAACTACTTTTGCTTTTGCCGCAGAACCTTGCGCAATTCGTCCAGGTCCTGCGATGACAACCGCTGCTTCTCCACGAAATGCAACAGCAACGGCTTTACTGCGCCGCCAAACACGCGCTCCAAAAAAGATTCGCTCTCCGTCTTCACACAATCCGCTTCCGAAACCAGCGGGCGATATAAATAAAGATTCTTATGCTTCTCGACTCCCAGCGCTTTCTTCTTGTGCAAACGGCTCAGCAGCGTCTTCACCGTGTTCGGATGCCAGTCTTCCGTGCCCGACAGCGCCTCGATGATCTCCATCGCGGGCAGGGGTGAACGGGCCCAGAGGACCTTCATCACCTTCCATTCCGATTCGGATATTACCGGGACTCGCGCCATGTCAATTTCAGTAAATTAAAAACAACACACTACTACCTACAACAGTAGTCAATTAATGCAAGCTTAAAAATAAAAACATTCTTAACGGACCGCGGGTCTGCGACCCGCAGCAAGGTCCATCCAGTCAAGCCGCTCCCGGCTTAGCCTTGCGCGGCAATCTTCTTTGCGTATTGCTGCGGGTCATAGACCCGCGGTCCGACGGGAATAATAATGCCGCCAATCACTTTTCACCTCGGCTCCGGCTCGATGTTTAACTGCCCCGCTTCATCCAGCCGCTGGATTTCCGCCGTGTAACCTTTGCGAAAGTTCGGATATTTAAACTGGTAGCCGAGTTCCATCTTCAACTTGCGATTCTGCACTTTTTTATGCGTCAGCCCGCGCTTGCGCCCGGCGGTTTCCTCCTCGGTGGCGAACGGCGGCATCCATTTGCCCAGTGTTTCCGAAAGCCAGCGGAAAAAATGCACCTGCGCGATCGGCTCGTCGTCCACCGCATTATAAATCTCGCCCGCGCGCCCATTCTTTAATGCCGCGATGATCACTCCCACCAAATCGTCGCGATGAATCATATTGATCAATCGCTCACCCTGGCCGGAAATCTTCGCTTCATTTTTCAGATATTGCAAAAACAGATGCCCCCGCTCCGGCCCATAAATTCCCGCCACGCGCAAAACCACTGCGGGAAATTTTTTCTCCTGCGCCGCCGCCAGCAAAACTTTTTCCGTCTCGACCAAAATCTGGCTCGTCTCATTGGCCGGTTCGGCCGGACTTGTCTCCTTGACCTGCGAACCATCTGTCTGCCCATAGACACTCGTGCTGCTCGTATAGACGAATTTCTTCGGCGGCGCTGCCGCAAGCCATTCAACGAGATTTTTTGCGCCCTGCAAGTACACCGCGCGATATTCCTCCGCCCCGCCGCGCGTCGAAGACACACAATTCACTACCCAATCATAAGGTCCGGGCAATGCCGCGAGGTCTGAAGTTTTCGCCACATCTGCGACGACCAATTTGATTCCCGCCGCTTTCAATTCCGCCTCGCCCTCCGCCGAGCGGCGCATACCGTGGACTTCATGCCCCAGCCGCACCAACTCCGCACCCAGCGGCACTCCGACATATCCACAACCGACGATCAATATGCGCATCCGGGCATCTTAACCGGGCAAACCACTCCACGCCATCTTCAAAGTCGTATTTATCCCACGCAGGCGGTCTGCCTTAATGCCCGAAGATAGGCCCGACAAAGTTGATGATGTAATTGTTACCCAGCGAATCGTTATAAGCCATGCTGACGCCAGAAACATCCGACCACGTTACCGAAGAAGTCACTGCACTGTTCGTTGTGCCGGGTGGCAGATTATCTGAATCAAAAAGTTCATTGGCCGAACTGTTGCCATGGACTTGAAGCTGGATGCTGGTCATGAAGACGGGCGGCCCGGCGAGCGTCGCGCCGGTGGTCGCATCGCGATAAACCCAGCTCACACTTTGCAACATTCCACTCGATACGGTGGCGGTCGGAAAAGGAATCACCAGATGACTGGCGGCCTGCGGATCGGGCACGCTGAACATCACATTGCTTCCTTTATAATTGACCGTCCAAGTGCCGCCCGGCGCAATCGCGGGACTGGAGATGATCGCAGATTGATAATTGCCCCCGTTTCCGTGATCGCTATTGGTACTTGAGTTGGCGGGGTCGGCCGGCGAATTGGCGAGACCCGAACCCGCGGGGCCGGTGAAAAAGACATTCGGGGCCGCAGGCAAATTGGTGTCACCCTTCACCCCAAAATTTGCGGAGTAATTGTCCAGCGCCACTGGAAAAGTCACGCTCGGCGTGAAGTTGCCCCCAAAACCACCCGCGTCGGCAAATTCAAGAAAATTGAAATCGAACGAAGCCGTGCTGCCGAGGAAAATGCGATAAAATTGCCGATTCATACCCGCCATCCCGCGATTGTCAATCAGGGTGATCAAATTATTTGTGGCCTTCATGGAACCCACCGAAGTCCAGCCGGTGGCAAGATTCGTGGAGGTCTGGATGGTAAAAGTGGTGTTTGAACTGATCAATATCTGCACCTGAAAAAATCCACCCACGATCGCGGCATTGGTGAAGATCGGCGCCTGGCCAAAAACTGCGGTGGTGGAAAACCAAAGAATGCCAGTGAGAAATCCCCAACGCAATTTGCGTGATAAAAACAGGAGTGAGTTCATGGGTTTGAATTCGAATTGAAACGACATTCACCATCGAAAAACCTTGCCTTAGCGCCCCGTGCGCTGCTTCCAGTGACTCTCTTCCTCCCCCATAACTTTGCAAGTCTTTTTGCGGTGTTTTTCCACCTTTTGCATCGGTCTTTCTCCGCTGCCACGGACCATCTTGAGCGATCAATCCTCGAATGACACGAGATAATCCGAGGAATTCTAATCTATGTTCCATCCCAAGGTTGCATCCCGCAGCCGAGTTACTTAGACTGCCCCGGTTATTTAAATGATTCACATGAGCAACGTATCTTCCGTGGCCGCCGCGCCGATTAAAACTTTTCAAGTGGACGCCCTGCCCATCCGGGTTTATGCCAGCCAGGCAGATTTGTCCGAGGACGCCGCGCGGCTTGTCCACGCATATTTGCTCGAAGTGCTCGCGAAGCAAGGCTCTGCCGCCGCCATCCTGGCCACGGGAAATTCGCAGATCAAATTTCTCGAGGCTCTGATTCGCCTGGGTCAAGTGGATTGGTCGAAGATCACGCTCTTTCACATGGACGAATATCTCGGCATCAACGGCGACCACAAGGCGAGCTTCCGCCGTTACATGCGCGAACGCGTCGCCAGCCTCGTGAAGCCGCGTGCGTTTCATTATCTCGAAGGCGATGCCTTGCTGCCGATGGACGAATGCGATCGCTACACGAAATTGCTGCGCGCGCAGCCGATTGATTTATGCTGCATGGGCGTTGGCGAAAATGGTCACCTGGCTTTCAACGATCCGCCGATCGCAAATTTTGAAGATGCGCGTACCGTCACCATCGCGAAACTGGATCACGCCTGCCGCCAGCAGCAAGTCGGCGAAGGCCATTTCCCCGGACTCGATGCCGTCCCGCAATACGCCTTGACGCTTACCATTCCTACGCTGTGCTCTGCGAAAAAAGTGATTTGTATCTCTCCCGAGAAACGCAAAGCCCACGCCATCAAAGCCGCGTTGCACGGCCCCATCAGCACGGCGTGTCCGGCGTCCGTCCTGCGACGGTACCCGCACGCGACGCTCCTGGTGGATACCGATTCGACCAGCCTGCTCTGATCAGGCCTTCACGGTCACGGTCTTGACCAGCAGCGGAATGCTCGCTTCCTGCCGCCCATCCACCGCCACATCAATCGAGTAGTGGCCCGCCTTGTCGAAGCGCAACTGCTGGATGCTGACGATAAAATTCGTCGTCATGAACAGCGTGTCATCCGTCACGCGCACTTGAAACGGCAGGTCGGGCAGATGCGTCCCCTGCATGATGGATTTGCCGTCCTCATCCACGAAATTCAAACGCAACTTGTGTTCGCCTTCCTCGACCTTGCTGAACGTCATCCGCAACACGATCGAGCAATGCGGATGCACCACCGGCAACTGCGCCGCGTGGATGGTATCGAAAGCGCCGAGCAGATTCAGCCGTCCGTTGCTGTCCGTGGCGGCGTCGCACACCACCGCGATTTGTATATCCATGTCGGAAGTTTAATATGGCTTCGCGCCGAAAGCGAGCTTTAGCGAACGCCTGCGGTCAATGGGAAGACGAGCGTTTCGCGAGCCTACTTTTTCAAAATCCGAGTTCGATCCGTACCCAAAAAATTTGCCTCACTGCACCGCTTTGATTTGCGAATAATCCACGTCCATGATCGGGTACTCACGCCAGTTGTTCAGGTCGAAATGCCACCATTCCGTTGGCAGTCCCGTGAAACCGTGCTTCGTCATCACGCGTTGCAGCAACTCCCGATTTTGAATCGCCTCCGTCGGTAGATGCATGTAACCGCGATGCGCCCGCTCCGTGAAGTCGTCGAACGGCGTGGGCGTCGGCACATCCGAGCCATCAAGTCTGATCAAAGTTAAATCCACCGCCGCGCCGCGATTATGCCGCGAGCCCTTCGCCGGGTCGGCCACGAACCCGGGGTGCGGATAAATCGCCCACATCCTTTTCTGCACCGACAACGGCCGATACCCGTCAAATATTTTCAGCTTATAACCGAGCGGTTGCAATTCCGTCTCCACTTCGCGCAATCGTTCCGCCGCCTCGCGTCGCAGACAGCAGCGCGCCACGGGATAAAGTTGTTGCCCGGTGAAATTATTCGTCGTGGCGTAACGAATATCCAGCACCACACCGGGAACGTAGGCTTTTACATCCACGAGGTCCGCCGCATTTTTGTGAGCCGTTGCGCAACCGGTGAGCAGCAATAAAAATCCCGCCATCACCAAAAATTCGCGGCGCAGATTTTTCAGCCACGGATGGAACACGGACGAAACACGGAGTTTGAAAAGAGGGCTCGCGTGAACGATCGTCCTGCCAATGGGGCGCGGCGTTATAGCCGGTGACAACGCAAGAGCATCACGCCGCGTCTTTATTCCGCACTCCGCATTCCGCATTCCGCACTTCATTGCTTCTCCCCCGTCACCGAGCGCGCTTCCAGAAATGTCTTCAACTCCGCTGCCGCTTTGCCGCCAAAGCCCGGCACTTCCGAGATTTGTTCCACGGTGGCCAGTCGAAGCCGCTGAACTGAACCAAACTTTTTCAACAAGGCCGCCTTGCGCCGTTCGCCAATGCTTGGAAATTCATCCAGGATGCTCTCCGAAATTTTCCGCAGCCGCAATGCCGCGTTGTAGGTATTCGCGAACCGATGCGATTCATCGCGGACGCGTTGCAACAATTTCAGCGCGCCCGTGTCGTGCGAAAGCCGCAACGGCTCGCTCTTTCCCGGTTGATAAATCTCCTCAAATTCCTTCGCCAGCCCGACGATAGGAATCGCGTTCAAGCCGAGTTTCGCCAACTCCTCACACGCCGCGTTCAACTGTCCTTTGCCGCCATCAATCAAGATCAAGTCCGGCATGTTTCGCGGCACGGGATTGAGTTGCGCCGGTAATTTTTCTTTTCCTTTTTTTGTTTCTTCGATGACGGGAAGCAATTCTCCGGTGGCGCCTGGAGAAGTTGTTTGCGTTTCAGAAATTTTCGGCGGCGCGCCTTCTTTCAACAGACGTGAGTACCGGCGTCGCACCGTTTCCGCCATGCACGCAAAATCGTTTTGCCCGACCACAGTCTTCATCTTGAACTTGCGATAGTTCGAGCGGTCGGGCCGCCCATTTTTGAAACTCACCATGGACGCCACGGCGAATGTCCCGCTGATATTTGAAATGTCGAAACCCTCAATGCGCATCGGCGGTCCGGGCAGATTCAACACTTGCCCCAACTCGGCGAGATCGCGTTGGGGTTCAATCGCCACCGGCAGCGTGTAAGGCAGCCGCTCAAATTTATTGGTGCGGCTCGTCGTCTGTTTCAAATCCGCGATGGCGTCCCGATACATCGCGGCCTTCTCATAATCCTGCGCCGCCGCCGCCTTGCGCATTTCGTCGGTGAGTTGCTCCTGCATCTCCTCGCATTGGCCGGAGAGAAAATCGCACGCGGCCTTCACTTGCTCGAGATATTGCTCGCGCGTGACGTTGTTGATGCATGGGGCGGTGCAAAATTTCAAATTGCCGTAGAGGCAATGTTTGTAATCGCGTTCGGTCGGCGTGAGCGGACGGCAGCCGCGCAAATGAAATTGCCGGCGCACCATGTTCAGCGTATTGCGCAAGGCCGACGCATGCACGAACGGCCCGAAATAGCGCGCGCCATCCTCCTGCTTGAAACGCGTCAGGACGAAACGCGGGATGGGATCATTCAGGTTCAACTTGAGCATGAGAAAGCGTTTGTCATCGCGGAAGCTGATGTTGTAACGCGGATGAAATTCCTTGATGAGTTTGCTTTCGAGCAGCAGCGCCTCGGGTTCGCTACGCACGATGTGGACATCCAGATCGTGGATCGCTTCCACGAGCGCCTTGAATTTCAAGTCCCAGCCGAACCGCCGCGACGGTTGGAAATACGAACTGACGCGCTTGCGCAAATCCCGCGCCTTGCCCACGTAAATCACCGTGCCGAACCGGTCCTTCATCAGGTAAATCCCCGGCTTATGCGGTAACTCCTGCAATTTTTTTCGCAACGATTCTGGCGTGGACATATTCTTCAAACGGACGAATCCATATATGTAACCCGCTTTTAAAGTAATACAATCCTCGCCAATGGGAAGGCTTGGGGCGAGCCCGACAAATTTATCGGATTAAACGCCCGCCCGCAAAAAAATTTGTTACCTTTAAGCCACCGCGTAAATATATGGAGTGAAATGTCGAATGACGATCTAACCTTGCTGCGCGATTATTCCCGGGACCGTTCCGAGGATGCCTTCGCCGCGCTCGTCACACGCTATGTGAATCTTGTTTATTCAGTGGCGCTGCGGCAAACAGGCGATCCGCATCTCGCCGAGGAAATCACCCAAGCGGTTTTCATCCTGCTCGCGCGCAAGGCCGATTCACTGGGATCGAAAGTCATTTTACCGGGCTGGCTTTGCCGCACCGCGCGAAATGTCGCGGCCAATGCGCTCACTCTTCAACGGCGGCGGCAACATCGCGAACAGAAGGCATATATGGAATCTCGGTTGAACGAACCCGGGCCGGAACACGATGCCTGGCAGCAAATCGCCCCGCTGCTCGATGCCGCGATGGACCAGCTCGGCCAGCAACATCACGACGCCGTCGTGCTGCGTTTTTTCGAGAACCGCAATTTCAAGGACGTCGGCGTCGCGCTGGGCGTAAGCGAAGACGCAGCCAAGATGCGGGTGAGTCGCGCGCTGGAAAAGTTGAGAAAGTTTTTCACGAAGCGCGGCGTGGTTTCGAGCGCGGCCAGCATCGCCGGAGCCATTTCCACTAACTCCATCCAGGCCGCGCCCGCCGCGCTTGCGGGCACGATTTCTGCCGCCGCATTTTCTGAAGCTGCCACGTCCATTTTCACCGCGACCAAAGTCATTGCCATGACCACTCTGCAAAAAGCCATCATCACCGCGGCCGTCGTCTCCATCGTCGGCGCGGGAATTTTCGCCGTGCGGCTGAACTCGCGGTTGCGCGAACAAAATGAAGCGTTCCAACAACAACAGGCATTGCTCGCCAGTCAACTCGAGCAATTACAACACAACCGCGCCGACGCCTCCAACCGGATCGCATCGTTGACGGGTGAGCTGGCGAAGAACCGGCGCAACGATGCGGAGTTGCTCAAGCTTCGCGGCGAGGTGACGCAATTAACAGGGGCATCAAGTGAGCCAAGTGCGGCTGCGGAAAAAATTTGGCTCAACAAAATCGTGAAGCTCAAAAAGATTCTCCAGGAGAGGCCCGACAAGCGGGTTCCCGAGATGCAATTTTTGACCGAGAAGGATTGGGGCGACGCCTCGTGGGACGCGGATTTCGATACCGAGGACGGAATCCGCGTGGCCTTGAGCAACCTGCGCGGCATGGCCGAGAACACGTTCCTGAATGAGATGATGAAGGCGGCGATGAAAAAATATCTCGCGGCCAACAATGACATTTTGCCCGCGAGCCTGCTTCAGCTTGAGCCATTCTTCGATGTGCCGGTCACGGACGATATGTTGCAGCGCTATAAGCTGGTTCAAACTGGCAAGGTGGATAATGCGGCCGCCCTCGTGGAACTCACCGGCGAAACGGATCCCGACTACGATTCAAACCACGGCATGTCCATCAACGGCGCATGGGGCGGCGGATTCAACCGGGTTCAGCAAGCCATTCAAACCGCCGCGACTGCGTATGCTGGCGATAACAATGGCCAACTGCCTACTGACCCTTCACAAATAACTTCTTATCTTTCCCGGACGGTGGACGCGGCGACCGTGCAAAAATATTTGAACCAAATGGCCGCCGATCGTCCGCCATCGGATGTGATTATATTAGGCTCCGCGCTAAAAGCCTACGCTGATCAAAACAACGGAAAAGAACCGGAAGACCCGGCTGGCTTGATGCCTTATATCACCACTCCCGAACAAAAAGCGGCGCTTCAGCGAATCATCGCCCAATACCCCTCAAAGTCCGCCGCCCAAACCGGTAAATAATTTCGCACTCAAATTAATCTTTCAGGCACATCTGGCGTATCCCTGCCCCTTGGTTTTTATCAATCCGGTTGACAAAATTTGCGCCACTGCCCATACACGACTCGTGTCCGCGCAACCGATGATTGAACGTCTGCGCACGCCGGAGGAAGCGCAGGCGTGCGCCACGCTCATGGCGGAATCCGAACCGTGGCTTACGCTTCGATTCAATCACGCCGCCGTGGTGGCCGTGCTCAATGGGCCAACGACGGAAGTGTATCTTGCGCGCCTCAACGGCGAATTCACCGGGCACATTCAGATCAACATGAGTGGCGCGTTCGCGGGTTACATCCAGACCATCGCCGTCGCGCCCGCGTGGAGGAACCAGGGCATCGGCGAGGCGCTCATTCATTTTGCCGAGCAACGGATTTTTCGCGACAGCCCAAATGTGTTCCTGTGCGTGTCCGATTTCAATTTGCGCGCGCAAAAATTGTATGCCCGGCTCGGCTACGAACGCGTCGGCGAACTCAAGGACTACGTCATCGCGGGCGCTTCCGAATTTCTCCTGCGCAAAACAATTTCGCCGAAACGCGATTTCAAGCGCACCTCGTGACATTCACGCGACTTCGCGCGCATCCACGCGCGTCAACTTCGGTTCCACGAAAAACGACTCCTCCTGAACCACTTGCGCGCCGGCCTTCCGCAAATCAGCCTCGTTCAAAATCTGCGCGGCGACGTCAGCCAAAATCTGCTCCTTATTGATTTCCTCTTTCACGCGGATGTAGGCGTGGCCCCACGCCAAATCACGGAGCGTTTGCAACACGCTATCCCACTTGCATTTGGAAACCGTTTTCAACTTCGGCGTGCCCGTGCGAAAGCCCGCGATGCCGTGCGTGAACTCGATGGATTTTCGCTGGCCGAACTCCGCCGGGTTCGCCTCGGCCCATTCGCGCGCAGTCGCGGTTTTTTCTTCCAACACTTGCGCGAGCGAAGCGAGGCGTCCCTCATAACTGTCGCGTACACCCTGTAATTCGGCATCCATATTCGCGGCGAGCAAGGTTTCATTGAGTTTCAGACCGGCGATTTCGCGCATGAGCAATTCCATTTCGGCGCGGGTTTTGAGGACGGGCGTTTTCAGTTTGATGCGGTTGTTCATGGAGCCTTTCGTGCTGGCCACACATAAGTGCGGCGGGTTGGTTTTTGTTTGAAAAATTCTTCCTTGCGTTGACCCGGATTCGGCGCTCATAGACCGCCGCTACCAGGAGATTATGCCATTCTTCGTTGCTTTAAAAATTCCACGACACTCGCGCGCGTGATCAATGGCGATGCCTTCGGACCACGCCGCAGACTAACTGCCGCGAACGCCCCGGCCTTCAGCAAATTAACGACATGCTGGCTCAGGCACGAAAAACATTGGGCAATCTCCGTGCCGCGCAAAATCGGCTCGTGCGGAAAAAGTGTCTGGCGAAAAGTCGCCGCTGAAAGCCGCATCTTGATTTGAAACTGACGCGCTGCCTGGCTGCGCGCGCGAAAATCTTTTCCGGGCGCGACGTTGGGTTTCACCACCATGCCCGCCGGCAAAATCCTTTCGATGATCTCAGCGAATTCCGCCGCTTCATCACGCCGCGGTTTTTGCGGCGGAGCCCAAAGACCCGTGTACTCAAATAAGCTTTGGCGTAGCACCCGCACCTCACGCCGCTCGGCGTCCGGGCGGCGAATATCAAACGCCCAGCGCAAATGTCCATCTTCGATCAAGGCCAGCACCTCGCGCGGTTTTTTGTTCAGGAACATGCAAACGGCGGGCATTGGAACCAGCGGACGCCTCGCCGTGAAACCAAAATCGAACGGACGTGGAATCGGCGCGACGACCGGGCGCGGCGGGCGTCCCCGGCGGCGGGCGGTTTGGCATTGGCCAAGTGGAATGGTGCGATGTCGCTTCATGGCAGCTTGTAAAGACAGCATTGCTGGGAATATCTCCTTGCGTTTGGCACCAAAACCTCCATACTGAAGCTATCTTTAGGGAATTAATGCCTATGCGTCAACCAAAAAAAGCATCTTTAGAGCAAATATTATCAGAACGGCTGAGAATTTGCCGCCTGCGCTTGGGCCTGACTCAGCAGGGACTCGCTAAATTGACCGGTTTTTCGCTGAGCGCCATTGGGAATTGGGAGAGCCGCCAGAATTCACCGACGCCTACGAAACTGGCGGTGCTGGCCAAAAAACTTGGCGTGACGATTGATTACCTGCTTGGCAATGACAACACCGCGCCCCCGGCCAACGCTTCTTCGCGCGCGGAAATTCGCGAGGTTCCCATCGTGGCGTGGGCGCACGCCGGCGAACTGGTGGCTTACACCGACCTTGACGCCTCGTGGCACGAATACACCGCCACCACTTGCCGCGACGAAAATTGTTTCGCCGTGATCATCGAGGGCGATTCGATGGAGCCCAAATATGGCGCGGGCGACATCGCAATCCTGATGCCGAACGTCGAGCCGCGCAACGGTTGTCTGGTCGTTTGCAAATTGAAAAACGAAGGCGTGTTCTTCAAGTTGTTCCACCAGTCCAACGACGGCAAAATCTTCCGGCTTTCGAGTTACAATCCGGTTTATCCCGTCATGGAATGCAAGAAGGACGATTTCATTTGGATTTACCCAGTGGCGCAGGTGACAAAAAATGTGTGGCGATAAAAACACACGCTGTATGGCAATCCCGCAGGGACGAAAGAAATCGCAGCACTCCACCAGCGATGCCACCCTCCCGGCGCCCTCAATCAAGGGAGGGCGAGCGTACTCGCGAGCCGTGACTAATCAATAATCCCCGCCCCCGCAAGCCGCATAACAAAACCAAATGCATTCATCTCCCACCCTCGCGGCGCAACCGCGCCGCCCACCCCTTCCCACTACCCGCTTGCGCTCTGTCTTAACCACGTCCGCAGGACTATAACGGCTGGCAGCATGTTTATTAAGATTTGTGACGGCGTAGGTTTTAATCAATTGTGCGTAGTCCACTTCGGCACCGAACGCTTGGTCAATCGCTTCTGGATACGCCGCCATTGCGTCGGACGTGATTTGCGGCTTATTTGGTGATGCGGCTCGCCAAATCACTCATAAACGTCTTGGCGTGGTAGGAATCGCGCTTGCCGACAACGAACGAGGGAATGAGCTTGGAAGGGACATCCATCGCAATGAACGTCCAGACATCGCCCATACTGTCAATGGCTTCGAGTGCGCTGGCATTTTTTTCTTTTTGCCGATAAATCCCCAAATTTCATCCACTTCGATTTGCGGGCAGGTCAAGCCGCGCATCTTTTCATCTTGAATCTTGGCGCACGCTTCGCCGACGCGAACACCCAAACGCATCACCGTATCGCGGTGAATTCCCGTCATGCGCTCAATGCTGCGAATGCTGTTGCCTTCTGCCAGCATGGATACCGCCATTACTTTCTTTCCGG
This genomic interval from Verrucomicrobiia bacterium contains the following:
- a CDS encoding BlaI/MecI/CopY family transcriptional regulator — protein: MARVPVISESEWKVMKVLWARSPLPAMEIIEALSGTEDWHPNTVKTLLSRLHKKKALGVEKHKNLYLYRPLVSEADCVKTESESFLERVFGGAVKPLLLHFVEKQRLSSQDLDELRKVLRQKQK
- a CDS encoding SDR family oxidoreductase, with amino-acid sequence MRILIVGCGYVGVPLGAELVRLGHEVHGMRRSAEGEAELKAAGIKLVVADVAKTSDLAALPGPYDWVVNCVSSTRGGAEEYRAVYLQGAKNLVEWLAAAPPKKFVYTSSTSVYGQTDGSQVKETSPAEPANETSQILVETEKVLLAAAQEKKFPAVVLRVAGIYGPERGHLFLQYLKNEAKISGQGERLINMIHRDDLVGVIIAALKNGRAGEIYNAVDDEPIAQVHFFRWLSETLGKWMPPFATEEETAGRKRGLTHKKVQNRKLKMELGYQFKYPNFRKGYTAEIQRLDEAGQLNIEPEPR
- a CDS encoding glucosamine-6-phosphate deaminase; amino-acid sequence: MSNVSSVAAAPIKTFQVDALPIRVYASQADLSEDAARLVHAYLLEVLAKQGSAAAILATGNSQIKFLEALIRLGQVDWSKITLFHMDEYLGINGDHKASFRRYMRERVASLVKPRAFHYLEGDALLPMDECDRYTKLLRAQPIDLCCMGVGENGHLAFNDPPIANFEDARTVTIAKLDHACRQQQVGEGHFPGLDAVPQYALTLTIPTLCSAKKVICISPEKRKAHAIKAALHGPISTACPASVLRRYPHATLLVDTDSTSLL
- the ddpX gene encoding D-alanyl-D-alanine dipeptidase translates to MFHPWLKNLRREFLVMAGFLLLLTGCATAHKNAADLVDVKAYVPGVVLDIRYATTNNFTGQQLYPVARCCLRREAAERLREVETELQPLGYKLKIFDGYRPLSVQKRMWAIYPHPGFVADPAKGSRHNRGAAVDLTLIRLDGSDVPTPTPFDDFTERAHRGYMHLPTEAIQNRELLQRVMTKHGFTGLPTEWWHFDLNNWREYPIMDVDYSQIKAVQ
- a CDS encoding excinuclease ABC subunit UvrC, whose amino-acid sequence is MSTPESLRKKLQELPHKPGIYLMKDRFGTVIYVGKARDLRKRVSSYFQPSRRFGWDLKFKALVEAIHDLDVHIVRSEPEALLLESKLIKEFHPRYNISFRDDKRFLMLKLNLNDPIPRFVLTRFKQEDGARYFGPFVHASALRNTLNMVRRQFHLRGCRPLTPTERDYKHCLYGNLKFCTAPCINNVTREQYLEQVKAACDFLSGQCEEMQEQLTDEMRKAAAAQDYEKAAMYRDAIADLKQTTSRTNKFERLPYTLPVAIEPQRDLAELGQVLNLPGPPMRIEGFDISNISGTFAVASMVSFKNGRPDRSNYRKFKMKTVVGQNDFACMAETVRRRYSRLLKEGAPPKISETQTTSPGATGELLPVIEETKKGKEKLPAQLNPVPRNMPDLILIDGGKGQLNAACEELAKLGLNAIPIVGLAKEFEEIYQPGKSEPLRLSHDTGALKLLQRVRDESHRFANTYNAALRLRKISESILDEFPSIGERRKAALLKKFGSVQRLRLATVEQISEVPGFGGKAAAELKTFLEARSVTGEKQ
- a CDS encoding sigma-70 family RNA polymerase sigma factor, which translates into the protein MSNDDLTLLRDYSRDRSEDAFAALVTRYVNLVYSVALRQTGDPHLAEEITQAVFILLARKADSLGSKVILPGWLCRTARNVAANALTLQRRRQHREQKAYMESRLNEPGPEHDAWQQIAPLLDAAMDQLGQQHHDAVVLRFFENRNFKDVGVALGVSEDAAKMRVSRALEKLRKFFTKRGVVSSAASIAGAISTNSIQAAPAALAGTISAAAFSEAATSIFTATKVIAMTTLQKAIITAAVVSIVGAGIFAVRLNSRLREQNEAFQQQQALLASQLEQLQHNRADASNRIASLTGELAKNRRNDAELLKLRGEVTQLTGASSEPSAAAEKIWLNKIVKLKKILQERPDKRVPEMQFLTEKDWGDASWDADFDTEDGIRVALSNLRGMAENTFLNEMMKAAMKKYLAANNDILPASLLQLEPFFDVPVTDDMLQRYKLVQTGKVDNAAALVELTGETDPDYDSNHGMSINGAWGGGFNRVQQAIQTAATAYAGDNNGQLPTDPSQITSYLSRTVDAATVQKYLNQMAADRPPSDVIILGSALKAYADQNNGKEPEDPAGLMPYITTPEQKAALQRIIAQYPSKSAAQTGK
- a CDS encoding GNAT family N-acetyltransferase, coding for MSAQPMIERLRTPEEAQACATLMAESEPWLTLRFNHAAVVAVLNGPTTEVYLARLNGEFTGHIQINMSGAFAGYIQTIAVAPAWRNQGIGEALIHFAEQRIFRDSPNVFLCVSDFNLRAQKLYARLGYERVGELKDYVIAGASEFLLRKTISPKRDFKRTS
- a CDS encoding host-nuclease inhibitor Gam family protein, which produces MASTKGSMNNRIKLKTPVLKTRAEMELLMREIAGLKLNETLLAANMDAELQGVRDSYEGRLASLAQVLEEKTATAREWAEANPAEFGQRKSIEFTHGIAGFRTGTPKLKTVSKCKWDSVLQTLRDLAWGHAYIRVKEEINKEQILADVAAQILNEADLRKAGAQVVQEESFFVEPKLTRVDAREVA
- a CDS encoding S24 family peptidase, coding for MRQPKKASLEQILSERLRICRLRLGLTQQGLAKLTGFSLSAIGNWESRQNSPTPTKLAVLAKKLGVTIDYLLGNDNTAPPANASSRAEIREVPIVAWAHAGELVAYTDLDASWHEYTATTCRDENCFAVIIEGDSMEPKYGAGDIAILMPNVEPRNGCLVVCKLKNEGVFFKLFHQSNDGKIFRLSSYNPVYPVMECKKDDFIWIYPVAQVTKNVWR